One Alkaliphilus sp. B6464 genomic window carries:
- a CDS encoding circularly permuted type 2 ATP-grasp protein, giving the protein MSITRELYNTYEDIVMKNKDAFLKDYSQVMRRVEESPAKYKGNPVEFLYQPMLLAEDDFKRFKSLTDQLIKILNKVIDKYIEDENFRSYFGFSPLLEQLILKDPGYSINIPMGRFDIFYNLDGSFQFCELNADGSSGMVEARELQKIIGESFAVDKLKKSHILQDFELFDSWTEALLANYKEFSKSDDKPQIAIIDWLDGDPPSEFVEFKKTFENFGCKTVIADPRDLVYRDNKLYYGDFRIDCIYRRAVTWEIVEKQDEVKDFINAYLDGKICVVGPIRSQVIHNKIIFAILHDSTKTPFLTEEEREFVKKHIPYTTIFDIENEELLEFTIRNKDELVLKPMDKYASRGVRIGADFTKEEWKKIIKEEAKDEYILQQLCKIPKLPMAMVKDNDIKFVENNYLIGLFMYNGKLQGLYTRTGTKNIIGSIVECYTVPNFIVSKNM; this is encoded by the coding sequence ATGTCCATAACAAGGGAATTATATAATACTTATGAAGATATTGTAATGAAAAACAAAGATGCTTTCCTTAAAGATTATAGTCAAGTAATGCGAAGAGTAGAAGAGTCACCAGCAAAATATAAAGGGAATCCGGTAGAGTTTTTGTATCAGCCAATGCTTCTAGCTGAAGATGATTTTAAGCGTTTTAAAAGCCTTACAGATCAATTGATAAAAATACTGAATAAAGTTATAGATAAATATATAGAGGATGAAAACTTTCGATCTTACTTTGGATTTTCACCTCTTCTAGAGCAACTTATTTTAAAAGATCCGGGGTATAGTATAAATATACCAATGGGTAGATTTGATATTTTTTATAATCTGGACGGTAGTTTTCAATTTTGTGAATTAAATGCTGACGGTTCCTCGGGAATGGTAGAAGCCAGGGAATTACAAAAAATAATTGGAGAATCCTTTGCAGTAGATAAATTGAAAAAGTCGCATATATTACAGGATTTTGAGCTGTTTGATTCTTGGACAGAGGCTTTATTAGCTAATTATAAGGAATTTAGTAAGAGTGATGACAAGCCTCAAATTGCAATTATAGACTGGTTAGATGGTGACCCTCCTAGTGAGTTTGTAGAATTTAAAAAAACCTTTGAAAACTTTGGATGTAAAACAGTTATTGCAGACCCAAGAGATCTAGTTTATAGAGATAATAAACTCTACTATGGAGACTTTAGAATAGACTGCATATATCGTAGAGCCGTAACATGGGAGATTGTAGAAAAGCAAGATGAAGTAAAGGACTTTATTAATGCGTATTTAGATGGGAAGATATGTGTAGTAGGGCCTATACGGTCTCAAGTAATCCATAACAAAATAATATTTGCAATTTTGCACGATTCTACAAAGACACCTTTCTTAACAGAAGAAGAAAGAGAGTTTGTGAAAAAACATATTCCATATACTACTATATTTGATATAGAAAACGAAGAACTATTAGAATTTACTATTAGGAATAAAGATGAATTGGTTTTGAAGCCTATGGATAAATACGCATCAAGAGGAGTACGTATAGGTGCTGATTTTACTAAAGAAGAGTGGAAAAAGATTATAAAAGAAGAAGCGAAAGATGAATATATATTGCAGCAGCTTTGCAAAATACCTAAACTACCAATGGCTATGGTAAAGGATAATGATATTAAATTTGTAGAAAACAATTACTTAATTGGACTGTTTATGTATAACGGAAAGCTTCAAGGGCTATATACTCGTACAGGTACTAAGAATATTATAGGAAGTATAGTGGAGTGTTATACAGTACCTAACTTTATTGTGTCTAAGAATATGTAA
- a CDS encoding FeoA family protein, with protein MTLDSAVKGQRIEILNIPDAGIRAQAIRFGICEGAQLICAEKLPAGPIILQNRMQEIAIGRRLAETIQIKII; from the coding sequence ATGACGTTAGATAGTGCAGTAAAGGGGCAGAGAATTGAAATACTTAATATACCTGATGCTGGTATTCGTGCTCAGGCTATAAGATTTGGAATTTGTGAAGGGGCACAGCTTATATGTGCAGAAAAATTGCCAGCTGGACCAATTATTTTGCAAAATAGAATGCAAGAAATAGCGATTGGGCGTAGACTTGCAGAGACTATACAAATAAAAATTATATAA
- the feoB gene encoding ferrous iron transport protein B has protein sequence MSGHDLDTVVEIPEGSKKIVLVGNPNVGKSVFFNALTGVYVDVSNFPGTTVDISHGKYKDDFVMDTPGVYGVSSFNDEEKVARDVILNGDIILNVVDAVHLERDLFLTQQIIDMGKPVIVALNMMDDVKRNGMNIDIKQLSKELGVKVIATTAIKGEGIEDVKDAICCATSGNQLDIVKKYMPAVEDQVEVASEALLVLEEDENVISRNNVTFNDKLRETIYMERRRRVDAIINKVVSENTQGASFKTKLGRWMVQPLTGIPILAFTLFIMYQLIGVFVAQTVVGVTEEVIMGTYYNNFIMNLFSGLIVEESFIGKLLIGEFGLFTMTPIYLLGLLLPLVVGFYLILSALEDSGYLPRIATLVDRMLMSLGLNGRAVIPMILGFGCVTMATITTRLLGSKRERFIATMLLGLAIPCSAQIGVIAGLVAPLGFKYTMIYVITIFAVFVIIGTLLNKVMPGKSTDLLIDLPPLRLPQLSNVLKKTYTKSIMFMKEAGPLFALGAVIITVMQYTGALDGVIGVFAPITQGFLRLDPRVATAFIMGIVRRDFGAAGLDSLVKAGLLSPPQIIVSLVAITLFVPCIAAIMVIFKERSWQESVGIWIGSFVISFLTAGILAQIII, from the coding sequence ATGAGTGGTCATGATTTAGATACGGTTGTAGAAATTCCTGAAGGTAGCAAGAAAATAGTATTAGTAGGGAATCCGAACGTAGGAAAATCAGTTTTTTTCAATGCTTTAACAGGCGTATATGTGGATGTATCTAACTTTCCAGGAACTACAGTTGATATTAGCCATGGAAAGTATAAAGATGATTTTGTAATGGATACTCCTGGTGTATATGGAGTATCATCATTTAACGATGAAGAAAAAGTAGCTAGGGACGTTATACTCAATGGAGATATTATTTTAAATGTAGTAGATGCTGTACATTTAGAGAGGGATCTATTTTTAACTCAGCAAATAATAGATATGGGTAAGCCTGTAATTGTGGCACTTAATATGATGGATGATGTTAAAAGAAATGGAATGAATATTGATATTAAACAACTTTCAAAAGAGCTAGGTGTTAAGGTAATAGCTACCACAGCCATAAAGGGAGAAGGAATTGAAGATGTAAAAGATGCCATCTGCTGTGCTACATCAGGAAATCAACTAGATATAGTAAAAAAATATATGCCTGCTGTAGAAGATCAAGTTGAAGTAGCTTCGGAGGCTCTATTAGTACTAGAAGAAGATGAAAATGTTATTTCTCGTAATAATGTTACATTTAATGATAAACTCCGAGAAACAATCTATATGGAAAGAAGACGAAGAGTAGATGCAATAATTAATAAGGTAGTTTCTGAAAATACTCAAGGAGCATCTTTTAAAACTAAGCTTGGAAGATGGATGGTCCAACCTTTAACAGGTATTCCTATTTTAGCTTTTACATTATTTATTATGTACCAACTTATAGGAGTATTTGTAGCACAAACAGTTGTAGGAGTTACAGAAGAAGTTATAATGGGCACTTATTATAATAATTTTATTATGAATTTATTCTCTGGATTAATTGTAGAAGAGAGTTTTATAGGTAAGTTATTAATTGGAGAATTTGGATTATTTACTATGACTCCAATCTATTTATTGGGACTGTTATTACCTTTAGTAGTTGGTTTTTATCTTATACTTTCAGCTCTGGAGGACTCGGGATATTTGCCAAGAATAGCTACCTTAGTAGACCGTATGCTTATGAGTTTAGGTCTAAATGGTAGGGCAGTTATACCAATGATACTTGGGTTTGGGTGTGTTACTATGGCCACTATTACGACCCGACTATTAGGATCAAAAAGAGAGCGTTTTATTGCAACTATGCTATTAGGATTAGCAATACCTTGTTCTGCCCAGATTGGAGTTATTGCAGGATTAGTTGCTCCATTAGGATTTAAATATACTATGATATATGTTATTACTATATTTGCTGTATTTGTAATTATAGGAACATTACTAAATAAAGTAATGCCTGGAAAGTCAACTGACTTATTAATAGATTTACCACCACTACGATTACCACAGTTATCTAATGTGCTTAAGAAAACTTACACTAAATCTATTATGTTTATGAAGGAAGCGGGACCATTGTTCGCACTAGGAGCAGTAATAATTACAGTTATGCAGTATACTGGTGCTTTAGATGGGGTAATAGGAGTTTTTGCACCAATAACACAAGGATTCTTAAGGCTAGATCCTCGAGTAGCTACAGCTTTTATTATGGGTATAGTTAGAAGGGACTTTGGAGCAGCAGGACTAGACTCTTTAGTTAAGGCAGGTTTATTATCCCCTCCACAAATAATAGTATCTTTAGTTGCTATTACTTTATTTGTTCCTTGTATCGCAGCTATCATGGTTATATTTAAGGAAAGAAGCTGGCAAGAATCAGTAGGTATTTGGATTGGTAGCTTTGTAATTTCTTTCTTAACAGCTGGAATATTAGCGCAAATTATTATATAA
- a CDS encoding AI-2E family transporter: MKIKLDKQYLKYSLYAFLTIALSIVFYLSLGNLGYFLQWISIQTSRLKKVLSPVIMAIFIAYLLNPGVRWFETQVYNKIGRIKSIRKLPRVLSILTIYLFLFGLIAMVIVFVAPQIGSNIAEISRRVPEYINSTIDIVDEWSNKWSNELSAANNVYNITGHIEKNINEIFTNASKLLDYIFNNIVMGVMNITSGIFNFILGIIISFYLLGDKESFKRGIERILRAIFHGKTVDRLKDFGREADTIFGKFIVGKFIDSFIIGALCFVGLTILKIRYALLISVIIGVTNMIPYFGPFIGAVPAVIITFFDSPINALWVTIFIFILQQFDGLILGPKILGESVGLSPFWIIFSIVLGGGLYGVIGMFLGVPVVAIVITFANRLIDWQLEKKSIKIYEEDIRLDK; this comes from the coding sequence ATGAAAATTAAGCTAGATAAGCAATATTTAAAGTACTCTTTATATGCTTTTTTAACAATAGCACTATCCATTGTTTTCTATTTATCCTTAGGAAATTTAGGTTATTTTTTACAATGGATATCTATTCAGACGAGTAGACTTAAGAAGGTTTTAAGTCCTGTTATAATGGCTATTTTCATAGCTTATTTATTAAATCCAGGTGTTAGGTGGTTCGAGACCCAGGTATATAATAAAATTGGTAGAATAAAATCTATTAGGAAGCTACCGAGAGTATTGAGTATTTTAACTATATACCTATTCTTATTCGGCCTAATTGCGATGGTAATAGTTTTTGTTGCTCCACAGATTGGTAGTAACATAGCTGAAATTAGCCGAAGGGTTCCAGAATATATAAACTCTACAATTGATATTGTAGATGAGTGGTCCAACAAATGGTCTAACGAGCTTAGTGCAGCTAATAATGTTTATAACATTACTGGGCACATTGAAAAGAATATTAATGAAATATTTACAAATGCAAGTAAATTGCTGGATTATATTTTCAACAATATTGTTATGGGAGTTATGAATATTACATCTGGAATATTCAATTTCATACTAGGTATAATTATTTCCTTCTATTTATTAGGCGATAAGGAATCTTTTAAGAGGGGGATAGAAAGAATATTACGTGCAATATTTCATGGAAAAACAGTAGATAGATTAAAAGATTTTGGAAGAGAAGCGGATACAATATTTGGGAAGTTTATAGTAGGAAAATTTATAGATTCTTTTATTATAGGTGCACTTTGCTTTGTGGGATTAACTATATTAAAAATACGATATGCTTTACTAATTAGTGTTATTATAGGAGTTACTAACATGATTCCTTATTTTGGACCATTTATCGGTGCGGTACCAGCAGTAATTATAACATTTTTTGATAGCCCTATAAACGCCTTATGGGTTACAATATTTATATTTATACTTCAACAGTTTGACGGATTGATTTTAGGACCTAAAATCCTTGGAGAGAGTGTAGGGCTAAGTCCATTTTGGATTATTTTTTCTATAGTTTTAGGTGGAGGACTTTATGGAGTAATCGGAATGTTCCTTGGAGTACCTGTAGTAGCTATTGTAATAACCTTTGCTAATAGATTAATTGATTGGCAGTTAGAGAAAAAGAGTATAAAAATATATGAAGAAGATATACGACTAGATAAATAA
- a CDS encoding beta-ketoacyl-ACP reductase codes for MRLDGKVAVVTGSTSGIGKATVLRFAEEGAKVVVWGISNEEVNPMVTELKDKGADVLGVVANVVNSEEVNKTMNDIKNHFGKIDIIVNNAGITADAQILKMTEDQFDKVIAVNLKGVYNTGQAAAKIMAEQGFGVILSTSSVVGLYGNFGQTNYAATKFAVIGMTKTWAKELGRKGIRANAVAPGFIATEMTAKMPEKVLDMMKDKSPLKTLGDPSDVANAFLFLASDEAKFISGEVLSVDGAVTL; via the coding sequence ATGAGATTAGATGGAAAAGTTGCAGTAGTAACAGGTTCAACTTCAGGTATTGGTAAGGCAACTGTATTAAGGTTTGCAGAAGAAGGAGCAAAAGTAGTTGTTTGGGGTATTTCAAATGAAGAAGTTAATCCGATGGTGACTGAGCTTAAAGATAAAGGCGCAGATGTTTTAGGTGTGGTAGCAAACGTAGTTAATAGCGAAGAAGTTAATAAAACTATGAATGATATTAAAAATCACTTTGGCAAAATCGATATTATTGTTAATAATGCAGGCATTACAGCAGATGCACAAATATTAAAAATGACTGAGGATCAATTTGATAAGGTAATAGCTGTTAATCTAAAAGGAGTATATAATACAGGGCAGGCGGCAGCCAAAATAATGGCTGAGCAAGGCTTTGGTGTTATCCTAAGTACATCCTCGGTAGTAGGTTTATATGGAAACTTTGGTCAAACAAACTATGCGGCAACAAAATTTGCTGTCATTGGTATGACAAAAACATGGGCAAAGGAGCTAGGTAGAAAAGGTATTAGAGCTAATGCAGTAGCACCAGGATTTATTGCTACAGAAATGACTGCTAAAATGCCTGAAAAGGTTTTAGATATGATGAAGGATAAATCTCCACTAAAAACATTGGGGGATCCATCTGATGTTGCCAATGCTTTCTTGTTTTTAGCCTCCGACGAAGCCAAGTTTATAAGTGGTGAAGTACTATCTGTAGATGGAGCTGTTACATTATAG
- a CDS encoding acetyl-CoA C-acetyltransferase has protein sequence MREIVIVSAARTPIGNFGGALKDISAADLGATAIKGALDRAGITGDMVDEVLIGCVLQGGVGQNVARQAATKAGIPYEVSSMAINKICGSGLRAVSLGAQTIIAGDNDIVVVGGTESMSQAPYVLKDMRWGSRMGDTKVVDTLINDALTCAFNDYHMGITAENLAEKYNISREEQDKFAVESQNKAEKAQKTGLFDAEIVPVIVKTRKGDILVDKDEYIKYGTTMESVEKLRPAFKKDGTVTAANASGINDGAAALVLMSKEKADELGIKPLAKLVAYASGGVEPAIMGYGPVASTEKALKKSGWKVEDLDIIEANEAFAAQALSVAKGLNFNDEIVNVKGGAIALGHPVGASGARILTTLLYAMEERDAKKGLATLCIGGGMGTSVLVERI, from the coding sequence ATGAGAGAAATTGTAATAGTGAGTGCTGCTAGGACACCAATAGGAAACTTTGGTGGGGCACTTAAAGATATAAGTGCGGCAGATTTAGGTGCAACAGCTATTAAGGGTGCATTAGATAGAGCAGGAATTACAGGAGATATGGTAGATGAAGTTCTTATTGGATGTGTTTTACAAGGAGGAGTTGGACAAAATGTAGCAAGGCAGGCAGCCACTAAAGCAGGTATACCTTATGAAGTATCTTCTATGGCTATTAATAAGATATGTGGATCAGGACTTAGGGCAGTTTCTCTAGGCGCTCAAACGATTATTGCTGGTGATAATGACATTGTAGTAGTAGGTGGAACAGAGAGTATGTCTCAGGCTCCATATGTTTTAAAGGATATGAGATGGGGATCTAGAATGGGAGATACAAAGGTAGTAGATACTTTAATTAACGATGCATTAACCTGTGCCTTTAATGATTACCACATGGGTATAACTGCAGAAAACCTTGCAGAAAAATACAATATTTCTAGAGAAGAGCAAGATAAATTTGCAGTCGAAAGTCAAAACAAAGCTGAAAAAGCACAGAAAACTGGATTATTTGATGCAGAAATAGTACCTGTTATTGTAAAGACCCGAAAAGGAGATATCCTTGTAGATAAGGACGAGTATATAAAATATGGAACAACTATGGAATCTGTAGAAAAATTAAGACCAGCATTTAAAAAGGATGGTACAGTAACAGCTGCAAATGCTTCTGGAATTAATGATGGAGCTGCTGCATTGGTACTTATGAGTAAAGAAAAGGCTGATGAGCTAGGAATTAAACCATTAGCTAAATTAGTAGCCTATGCTTCAGGCGGAGTAGAGCCTGCTATTATGGGCTATGGACCTGTAGCTTCTACGGAAAAAGCATTAAAAAAATCAGGCTGGAAGGTTGAAGATTTAGATATTATTGAGGCCAACGAAGCGTTTGCTGCTCAAGCTCTATCTGTAGCTAAGGGACTAAACTTCAATGATGAGATAGTTAATGTTAAAGGTGGGGCAATAGCTTTAGGTCATCCGGTAGGAGCAAGTGGAGCAAGAATTTTAACTACTCTGCTTTATGCAATGGAAGAAAGAGATGCTAAAAAAGGATTAGCAACACTTTGTATCGGTGGAGGTATGGGTACATCTGTGTTAGTAGAAAGAATATAG
- a CDS encoding DMT family transporter — MADRNKGILYMLASSLFFALMAGAVKFSGNIPTMEKVFFRNIVGFVVSGYMIFKSGESFRGNNTKYLSYRAILGFLGVVFYFYAIDNLPLADAVVLNQLNPFFIIILAAMFLGEKIKKLQIPAIILALIGVVFIAQPQFNYTILPAVVGILSSIFAASAYTMIRHLRLTDTPHMIVFYFTGISTIITIPFMVLGDFVMPDTVSFISLLTVGVFSTFAQYLMTHAYRYAEAGDLSIYSYGNTIFSIFIGIILWGEIPNLLSTLGVLCILTGAYLNYRARKHVLDVQ; from the coding sequence GTGGCGGATCGAAATAAAGGCATTTTATATATGTTAGCATCATCTTTATTCTTCGCCTTAATGGCAGGGGCAGTTAAGTTTTCTGGCAATATACCTACAATGGAAAAGGTGTTTTTCAGAAATATAGTCGGTTTTGTAGTATCTGGATATATGATTTTTAAATCGGGGGAAAGTTTTAGAGGAAATAATACTAAGTATTTATCCTATCGTGCTATTTTAGGTTTTTTAGGAGTCGTTTTTTATTTTTATGCAATAGATAATCTTCCCTTAGCTGATGCAGTAGTATTAAACCAATTAAACCCATTCTTTATAATTATTCTAGCTGCCATGTTTTTAGGCGAAAAAATTAAGAAGCTTCAAATTCCTGCTATCATATTAGCATTAATAGGCGTGGTTTTTATAGCTCAACCTCAATTTAACTATACTATTTTACCAGCAGTAGTAGGAATACTATCCTCAATATTTGCGGCTTCCGCATACACAATGATACGTCATTTAAGACTAACTGATACACCTCATATGATTGTATTTTACTTTACAGGAATATCGACTATTATAACTATACCCTTTATGGTATTAGGTGATTTTGTTATGCCAGATACAGTATCCTTTATATCTTTACTGACTGTGGGCGTATTCTCAACATTTGCTCAATATCTAATGACCCATGCTTATCGTTATGCAGAGGCAGGGGATTTATCTATTTATTCATATGGCAATACTATATTTTCTATATTTATAGGAATTATCTTATGGGGAGAGATACCTAATCTATTAAGTACATTAGGTGTACTTTGTATTTTAACAGGAGCTTATTTAAACTATAGGGCTAGGAAGCATGTCCTAGATGTTCAATAA
- a CDS encoding MGDG synthase family glycosyltransferase, which yields MLTNKYKIMIMTASVGCGHDQAAKVIKKHLLDKHDNLDIEIIDFIDIFPSTIGSLIKATYLKMIDMVPSWYNLLYQGTMRLNQQSKVSSIFAHKYKKKVATLIEASNPDMILFTNPFPSTLVSHLKRKNKINTYTASIITDYTAHSVWLDSTIDSYFVGSNILKQEMIDRGIEGSKIRVTGIPIEGKFNTPVNREEKMIELGLELDIPTVLIMGGGLGLGSIEEVLKTTDKINKPLQLIVVAGKNQYLKEELENRVYNLKHNVKILGFCDNVHELMECSHLLVSKAGGLTMTEAVTKELPVLVFDPIPGQEVKNAQYFSDIGAAMYLKDLNELRDAIEELLYESPQKREKMVKCCSVIRKPHAAEDVSKFIFKKIDNRASKKTPMIK from the coding sequence ATGTTAACAAACAAATATAAAATAATGATTATGACAGCTTCTGTAGGTTGTGGACATGACCAGGCAGCTAAGGTTATAAAAAAACATCTATTAGATAAACACGACAATTTAGATATAGAGATTATTGATTTTATTGATATTTTTCCGTCTACAATTGGAAGTCTTATTAAGGCAACCTATTTAAAGATGATAGATATGGTTCCTAGCTGGTATAATCTTTTATACCAAGGAACTATGAGGCTTAATCAACAAAGCAAGGTAAGCAGTATATTTGCACATAAATATAAAAAGAAAGTCGCGACACTAATTGAAGCTTCAAACCCAGATATGATTTTATTTACTAATCCTTTTCCATCAACTCTAGTATCGCATTTAAAAAGGAAAAATAAAATTAACACATATACTGCGAGTATAATTACTGACTATACTGCTCATAGCGTGTGGCTTGATTCCACTATTGACAGCTACTTTGTTGGCAGCAATATTTTAAAACAGGAGATGATAGATAGAGGTATAGAAGGTTCAAAGATACGTGTAACGGGAATACCTATTGAAGGTAAATTTAATACACCAGTTAATAGGGAAGAAAAAATGATAGAGTTAGGTTTAGAATTAGATATACCTACTGTATTAATTATGGGTGGTGGTCTAGGATTAGGATCAATAGAAGAGGTTCTAAAAACTACAGATAAAATTAATAAACCCTTACAGCTAATAGTAGTTGCAGGTAAAAATCAATATTTAAAGGAAGAACTAGAAAATAGGGTCTATAATCTAAAACATAATGTGAAGATACTAGGATTTTGTGATAATGTTCATGAGTTGATGGAATGTTCGCATCTTTTAGTTTCGAAGGCTGGGGGGCTAACAATGACAGAAGCAGTTACTAAAGAGCTACCAGTATTAGTTTTTGATCCTATACCAGGTCAAGAAGTAAAAAATGCTCAATACTTTTCAGATATAGGGGCAGCAATGTATCTAAAAGACTTAAATGAGCTAAGAGATGCCATTGAAGAACTATTATATGAAAGCCCACAAAAGAGAGAAAAGATGGTAAAATGTTGTTCTGTAATTCGTAAACCACATGCTGCAGAAGATGTTTCGAAATTTATATTTAAAAAAATAGACAATAGAGCTTCTAAAAAAACTCCTATGATTAAGTAG
- a CDS encoding S8 family peptidase: MRNKLLSIVLIIVLISTVFVGCTSQAAQSITEKFDSGEKQNFEQKIEVYPEPINYNRGKLLDIKEVFDENRGQYELRGYDISDLDLTQVNFERFIFDSQTKWPKKLPDGFNIETIIKYGKQPGLDIDYLHKEKITGKGVNVGIIDGRLLVDHKEFKDNIKVYEEIFDMDGPAHYHGTPITSILCGRDVGVAPDANIYYIAYLDEDTEYENGYIHLANAIERMIEINKDLPEDNKIKVVSISSGWDPNSKNAEAIYNAIEKARQENIFIVTARLFDTDNLHFAGLNRNPMSDPKYIESYSADYYLEPYEAAEDILMVPMDARWLASPTGKDEYVMYSKGAWSMVIPYISGLYALACEVNPDITPDIFWDLALSTGDTLDEIKQDNKYEGKNMKIVNPKKLISTITSTINN, translated from the coding sequence GTGAGAAACAAATTATTAAGTATAGTATTAATTATTGTACTAATTAGCACAGTTTTTGTAGGGTGTACAAGCCAAGCAGCTCAGTCTATAACTGAAAAATTTGATTCAGGAGAGAAACAGAACTTTGAACAGAAAATAGAAGTATATCCAGAACCTATAAATTATAATAGGGGAAAACTATTAGATATTAAGGAAGTTTTTGATGAAAATAGGGGCCAGTATGAGTTAAGGGGATACGATATATCTGACTTAGATTTAACACAAGTAAATTTTGAACGTTTTATATTTGATAGTCAAACAAAATGGCCGAAAAAGCTTCCTGACGGATTTAATATAGAAACCATTATAAAGTATGGTAAGCAACCAGGACTAGATATCGATTATCTGCACAAAGAAAAGATTACTGGAAAAGGTGTAAATGTAGGGATAATTGATGGGCGCTTATTAGTAGACCATAAAGAATTTAAAGATAATATAAAAGTATATGAAGAGATATTCGATATGGATGGACCAGCTCACTATCATGGAACGCCTATAACATCAATACTATGTGGAAGAGATGTAGGGGTAGCTCCTGATGCCAACATATACTATATTGCATATTTAGACGAGGATACAGAGTATGAAAATGGATATATACATCTAGCAAACGCTATAGAAAGAATGATTGAAATAAATAAAGATTTACCAGAAGACAATAAAATCAAAGTAGTATCAATATCATCTGGTTGGGATCCAAACAGCAAAAATGCAGAAGCAATTTACAATGCTATTGAAAAAGCAAGACAAGAGAACATATTTATCGTGACAGCACGACTTTTTGACACTGATAATCTTCACTTTGCTGGACTTAACAGGAATCCAATGTCTGATCCAAAGTATATAGAATCATATAGTGCAGACTATTATCTTGAACCATATGAGGCAGCAGAGGATATATTAATGGTGCCTATGGATGCAAGATGGCTAGCCAGTCCAACTGGAAAAGATGAGTATGTAATGTATAGTAAAGGTGCGTGGAGTATGGTTATACCATACATTAGTGGACTATATGCGTTGGCATGTGAAGTAAATCCGGACATAACTCCAGATATATTTTGGGATTTAGCTTTATCAACTGGAGACACACTCGATGAGATAAAACAAGATAATAAATATGAAGGTAAAAACATGAAAATAGTTAATCCTAAAAAACTAATTTCCACGATTACTTCAACCATTAATAATTAA
- a CDS encoding C-GCAxxG-C-C family protein: MKKEISIRKVKEDAEALYRKGDFFCSEAIVSSIRDNFEIDMPEEMVAMASGFPIGIGKSKCVCGAVSGGIMCLGYFFGRTKGGDTKVQNTLALANELQESFKNNHKVLCCKVLTHGMDMGSGEHKEQCISFTGEIAEKAAEIIARELNIVNIDK, from the coding sequence ATGAAAAAAGAAATAAGTATACGCAAAGTTAAAGAGGATGCAGAGGCTTTATATAGAAAGGGAGATTTCTTTTGCTCTGAAGCTATAGTTAGTTCTATTAGAGATAACTTTGAAATTGATATGCCTGAAGAAATGGTGGCTATGGCGTCTGGATTTCCTATAGGAATTGGTAAGTCAAAATGTGTATGTGGAGCTGTATCTGGTGGTATTATGTGTCTTGGGTACTTCTTTGGAAGAACCAAGGGTGGAGACACTAAAGTTCAAAATACCTTAGCACTTGCTAATGAATTACAAGAGAGCTTTAAAAACAACCATAAGGTTTTATGTTGTAAGGTATTAACACACGGAATGGATATGGGCTCCGGAGAGCATAAAGAACAATGTATTTCTTTTACAGGTGAAATAGCAGAAAAGGCAGCTGAGATTATAGCTAGAGAATTAAACATTGTAAATATTGATAAATAA